From a single Collimonas pratensis genomic region:
- a CDS encoding aegerolysin family protein yields MNTTVTASELSATDVKVTYERLQVQGTVSNFTAHPMILKSSDLSWGKWMQSPVDVASFSTGRFGSQGRDSSPSGTEGTATWQLGNAVITINFSCPLRGSNGQSISCEPKGAFKVSCTGTGGDVNACTFQINS; encoded by the coding sequence ATGAATACAACTGTCACCGCATCCGAACTGTCTGCCACCGACGTCAAAGTCACCTATGAACGCCTGCAGGTCCAGGGAACCGTTAGCAATTTCACAGCGCATCCGATGATCCTCAAAAGCTCTGATCTGTCCTGGGGCAAATGGATGCAATCGCCGGTCGATGTCGCTAGCTTCAGTACCGGCCGTTTCGGCTCGCAAGGCCGGGACAGCTCGCCATCCGGCACGGAAGGCACTGCAACTTGGCAACTCGGCAACGCTGTCATCACGATCAATTTCAGCTGCCCGCTCCGAGGCAGCAATGGCCAGAGCATCAGCTGCGAGCCGAAAGGCGCTTTTAAAGTGTCGTGCACAGGCACCGGCGGCGATGTGAATGCCTGCACTTTCCAGATTAATTCGTAA
- a CDS encoding ParD-like family protein — MGIVKISDLMHDNLRTASDALSRSINAQAEHWMRIGMLSELHPGLCHGDICQLMMRAKQAGDQSLAFFTQELAPPVTAAPKVARRVVR; from the coding sequence ATGGGCATCGTTAAAATCTCCGATCTAATGCACGACAACCTGCGCACCGCGAGCGACGCGCTGAGCCGCTCCATCAACGCCCAGGCCGAACACTGGATGCGTATCGGCATGCTGTCCGAACTGCATCCAGGGCTCTGCCACGGCGATATCTGTCAGCTGATGATGCGCGCCAAGCAGGCTGGCGACCAAAGCCTGGCGTTCTTCACGCAAGAGCTTGCGCCCCCGGTGACGGCGGCGCCGAAAGTAGCGCGCAGGGTGGTGCGATGA
- the map gene encoding type I methionyl aminopeptidase, protein MSRAGQIKSAADIAKLRIAGALAADVLLMIAEHVKPGVTTDELDRLCHDYIVNVQKVIPANVGYHGFPKTVCISVNDVICHGIPSEQEVLKDGDIVNIDVAVIADGWFGDTSRMYFVGEPSALARRLVNTTYEAMCAGIRQVRPGATLGDVGHAIQSVAQREKFSIVREYCGHGIGQIYHEDLQVLHYGNPGEGLRLKPGMVFTIEPMLNAGKRETQELDDGWTVVTRDHSLSAQWEHMVAVTDNGFEVLTPWPDGTGAYPAIA, encoded by the coding sequence ATGAGCCGCGCGGGTCAGATCAAGTCGGCGGCGGACATCGCCAAGCTGCGTATCGCCGGCGCCCTGGCTGCCGATGTCTTGCTGATGATCGCGGAACATGTAAAACCGGGCGTCACCACGGATGAGCTGGATCGGCTGTGCCATGACTACATCGTCAATGTGCAAAAGGTGATACCGGCCAATGTCGGCTACCACGGCTTTCCGAAAACGGTATGCATTTCGGTCAACGACGTGATCTGCCACGGCATCCCGTCAGAGCAGGAAGTCTTGAAGGATGGCGACATCGTCAATATCGACGTTGCCGTCATCGCCGACGGCTGGTTCGGCGACACCAGCCGCATGTATTTCGTCGGCGAGCCCAGCGCGCTGGCGCGCCGGCTGGTCAACACCACTTACGAGGCGATGTGCGCCGGCATCCGGCAAGTGCGCCCCGGCGCCACGCTGGGCGACGTCGGCCATGCGATCCAGAGCGTGGCGCAGCGGGAAAAATTCAGCATCGTGCGCGAATATTGCGGGCACGGCATCGGCCAGATCTATCACGAAGACCTGCAGGTGCTGCACTACGGTAATCCGGGCGAAGGGTTGCGCCTGAAGCCTGGCATGGTCTTCACCATCGAACCGATGCTCAATGCCGGCAAGCGCGAAACCCAGGAGCTGGACGACGGCTGGACCGTGGTCACGCGCGATCATTCCTTGTCGGCGCAGTGGGAGCACATGGTGGCGGTGACGGACAATGGCTTTGAAGTGCTGACGCCGTGGCCGGATGGCACCGGCGCCTATCCGGCGATTGCCTGA
- a CDS encoding prolyl oligopeptidase family serine peptidase has translation MAIKSPLTCLWVTLLAAGVTSAAMAAPAAPTSTPAASSAAGYSQPPKNILDVMRAPSPPMPVLSPTHDRMLLVSWQDYPSISRVAAPFLRLAGVRVEPKNHSKHDTPGGYGITPCASSFELVHVPDGAQTRIALPADACPGRPLWSADGKRFAFENITADSVDLWVGDASSGAIRRVPGAHLNPMLEDQLQWMPDQKTLLVKLVPARMGPPPPEPVIPAGPSIQESDGGKGQSSTYENRDTLGNQHDEDLFDYYAAAQLALVDAGSLAVTPVGAVGRYETVEAAPDGRHVLVSAIRKPYSYVTTFDRFPHQVEVWDLAKRPSIAVHQIASLPLADRVPIGGVALGPRDFTWRSTDPATLIWAEALDGGDWKVKVPARDKLMLSKAPFDAAPLEFTRTEQRYVGISWTEHPDLALLTDYDFNRHWRRSFLINVDDAQQKPRLLWDLSTDEKYANPGSPVRRLLPNGAAVLRQDGDAIFLSGAGASPQGDRPFLDKLDLKTLKSERLFRSDKSSYEQFLGFAGEGAQNFLTWRQSVMDPPNAFLRTVGAPLDAAAGEAAVASSSAAITHIPDPTPVVRQIKKRLVKYKRADGLDLSFTLYTPPGYQEGQRVPTILYAYPLDYADASKAGQTTGSQETFTRLRQYRLLLLAGYAIIDNAAFPIVGDPKKAYDTYMEQLVADAKAAVDEAVRLGVADPERIGVTGHSHGALMTANLLAHSDLFRAGVATSGSYNKTLTPFGFQSEQRSVWEAQDVYLKVSPFFYADKMKLPILIVHGADDANPGTTPLQASKLYEAIRGNGGTTRLVMLPHEPHWYAAKESNEQLVYEMLRWFDTYVKNAPPRTPAATAAP, from the coding sequence ATGGCAATAAAATCCCCCCTGACCTGTCTCTGGGTCACGCTGCTGGCGGCCGGCGTCACGTCTGCTGCGATGGCAGCACCGGCGGCCCCAACGTCAACGCCAGCGGCCAGTTCCGCCGCCGGCTACAGCCAGCCGCCCAAGAACATTCTCGACGTCATGCGCGCGCCATCGCCGCCTATGCCAGTGCTGAGCCCAACCCACGACCGCATGCTGCTGGTGTCCTGGCAGGACTACCCGTCGATTTCCCGGGTGGCGGCGCCGTTCCTGCGGCTGGCTGGGGTGCGCGTCGAACCGAAGAACCACAGCAAGCACGACACCCCGGGCGGCTATGGCATCACGCCTTGCGCCAGCAGCTTTGAACTGGTGCATGTCCCGGATGGCGCGCAGACCCGTATCGCCCTTCCAGCCGACGCCTGCCCAGGCCGGCCGCTGTGGAGCGCCGACGGCAAACGCTTCGCCTTTGAAAACATCACCGCCGATTCGGTCGACCTGTGGGTTGGCGACGCCAGCAGCGGCGCCATCCGGCGCGTGCCGGGCGCGCACCTGAACCCGATGCTGGAAGACCAGCTGCAATGGATGCCTGACCAGAAAACCTTGCTGGTCAAGCTGGTTCCCGCGCGCATGGGTCCGCCGCCGCCGGAACCGGTGATCCCGGCCGGCCCCAGCATCCAGGAATCGGATGGCGGCAAGGGACAGAGCAGCACCTATGAAAACCGCGATACGCTGGGCAACCAGCACGATGAGGATCTGTTCGATTACTACGCAGCGGCGCAACTGGCGCTGGTGGATGCCGGCAGCCTGGCGGTGACGCCAGTCGGCGCCGTCGGCCGTTACGAAACGGTGGAAGCGGCGCCGGATGGACGGCATGTGCTGGTCAGCGCTATCCGCAAGCCTTATTCCTATGTCACCACCTTCGACCGCTTCCCGCACCAGGTGGAAGTCTGGGATCTCGCCAAGCGTCCCAGCATCGCCGTGCATCAGATCGCCTCGCTGCCGCTGGCAGACCGGGTACCGATCGGCGGCGTAGCGCTCGGACCGCGCGACTTTACCTGGCGCTCTACCGACCCGGCGACCCTGATCTGGGCCGAAGCGCTCGACGGCGGCGACTGGAAGGTCAAGGTGCCGGCGCGCGACAAGCTGATGCTGTCCAAGGCGCCGTTCGATGCCGCACCGCTGGAATTCACCCGCACCGAGCAACGCTATGTCGGCATCTCCTGGACCGAACATCCGGATCTTGCGCTGTTGACCGACTACGATTTCAACCGCCACTGGCGGCGCAGCTTCCTGATCAATGTCGACGACGCACAGCAGAAACCGCGCTTGCTGTGGGATCTGTCGACCGACGAGAAATATGCGAATCCGGGCAGCCCGGTTCGGCGCCTGTTGCCTAACGGCGCCGCGGTGCTGCGCCAGGATGGCGACGCGATCTTCCTCAGCGGCGCCGGCGCTTCGCCCCAAGGCGACCGCCCGTTCCTCGACAAGCTCGACCTGAAGACGCTGAAATCGGAACGCCTGTTCCGCAGCGACAAATCCTCGTATGAGCAGTTCCTGGGGTTCGCGGGAGAAGGGGCGCAGAATTTCCTGACCTGGCGCCAGTCGGTGATGGATCCGCCGAATGCCTTCCTGCGCACTGTCGGCGCGCCGCTTGACGCCGCCGCCGGCGAAGCTGCCGTCGCCTCGAGCAGCGCCGCCATCACCCATATTCCTGATCCGACGCCTGTGGTGCGCCAGATCAAGAAACGCCTGGTGAAATACAAACGCGCCGACGGCCTGGATTTGTCGTTCACCTTGTACACACCACCCGGCTACCAGGAAGGCCAGCGCGTGCCGACCATCCTGTACGCCTATCCGCTCGACTACGCCGATGCTTCCAAGGCAGGCCAGACCACCGGCTCGCAAGAGACCTTCACGCGCCTGCGCCAGTATCGCTTGCTGCTGCTGGCGGGCTACGCCATCATCGATAACGCCGCCTTCCCTATCGTCGGCGATCCGAAGAAGGCCTACGACACCTATATGGAACAACTGGTGGCCGACGCCAAGGCCGCTGTTGACGAAGCAGTGCGGCTGGGCGTGGCCGATCCCGAGCGCATCGGCGTCACCGGCCACAGCCATGGCGCGCTGATGACAGCCAACCTGCTGGCGCATTCGGATCTGTTCCGCGCCGGCGTCGCCACCAGCGGCTCCTACAACAAGACGCTGACGCCGTTCGGCTTCCAGAGCGAGCAGCGTTCGGTGTGGGAAGCGCAGGACGTGTACCTGAAGGTTTCACCCTTCTTCTACGCCGACAAGATGAAACTGCCCATCCTCATCGTGCATGGCGCCGACGATGCCAATCCCGGCACCACGCCGCTGCAGGCCAGCAAACTGTACGAAGCGATCCGCGGCAACGGCGGCACCACGCGTCTGGTCATGCTGCCGCATGAGCCGCACTGGTATGCTGCCAAGGAATCGAACGAGCAGCTGGTGTATGAGATGCTGCGCTGGTTCGACACTTACGTGAAGAACGCGCCGCCACGTACGCCGGCGGCGACTGCTGCACCTTAG
- a CDS encoding DUF4148 domain-containing protein codes for MNISKILITAALAAAAGSALAEAAYPPEAPFVSSKTRAQVIAELEQARADGSMNYAASAYPVLLPVASTTTRAEVKAELKSDVPVANRELDELHDYVGH; via the coding sequence ATGAACATCTCGAAAATTCTCATCACCGCAGCGCTTGCCGCTGCTGCAGGCTCCGCTCTTGCTGAAGCGGCTTATCCACCCGAAGCGCCTTTTGTCTCGAGCAAGACACGCGCGCAAGTCATCGCTGAACTGGAACAGGCGCGCGCCGATGGCAGCATGAATTACGCGGCCTCCGCCTACCCGGTGCTGCTGCCGGTCGCATCGACCACCACCCGCGCCGAGGTCAAGGCGGAGCTGAAGTCTGATGTGCCGGTTGCCAATCGCGAGCTGGACGAATTGCACGATTATGTTGGCCATTGA
- a CDS encoding LysR substrate-binding domain-containing protein produces MSKLTIDLNDLYFFVQVADHGGFTAAADALDIPKSRLSRRIAELEKLLGVRLLHRTSRRIALTDVGAEFYQRCVAMIAEAQAAEDVVLRTLVEPVGTIRVSAPDGMVDLVLSDLLPRFMAKFPKVQVMTQITNRNVDLIEERIDVALRINSLPLESSSLVQANLCATPWGLFASPSFMAHAGQLSSPAELATLDALVFGMEDDAPAWRLQNQAGAQQIVKLKARMRSDNIRLLKKAALAHMGVTALPCHICSEELAQGSLQRVLPDWRPPAGQVRLVFPTRRGVVPAVRAYIEFLKTELPARIALLSGSD; encoded by the coding sequence ATGAGCAAACTGACTATCGACCTGAACGATCTGTATTTCTTTGTCCAGGTAGCCGACCACGGCGGCTTCACCGCGGCGGCAGATGCCCTGGACATACCGAAATCCAGGCTGAGCCGGCGCATCGCGGAACTGGAGAAATTGCTCGGCGTCCGCCTGCTGCACCGGACCTCGCGCCGGATCGCGCTGACCGACGTCGGCGCCGAGTTCTACCAGCGTTGCGTGGCGATGATCGCCGAAGCACAGGCCGCCGAAGATGTGGTGCTGCGCACCCTGGTCGAACCGGTAGGGACGATACGCGTCAGCGCGCCCGACGGCATGGTCGATCTGGTGCTGAGCGATCTTTTGCCGCGCTTCATGGCCAAGTTTCCCAAGGTCCAGGTCATGACGCAAATTACCAATCGCAACGTTGACCTGATCGAAGAAAGAATCGACGTCGCTTTGCGCATCAACTCCCTGCCGCTAGAGAGTTCCAGCCTGGTCCAGGCCAATTTGTGCGCGACGCCTTGGGGACTTTTTGCGAGCCCGTCTTTCATGGCGCACGCCGGACAGCTGTCATCCCCGGCCGAGCTGGCCACGCTGGACGCGTTGGTCTTCGGCATGGAGGACGACGCACCGGCCTGGCGCCTGCAGAACCAGGCCGGCGCACAGCAGATCGTCAAGTTGAAGGCGCGCATGAGAAGCGACAACATCCGGCTCCTGAAAAAGGCGGCGCTGGCGCACATGGGCGTGACCGCCCTGCCCTGCCACATCTGCTCGGAAGAGCTGGCGCAAGGATCGCTGCAACGCGTGTTGCCGGATTGGCGCCCGCCGGCGGGCCAGGTGCGCCTGGTATTCCCTACCCGGCGCGGCGTAGTACCTGCCGTGCGGGCGTATATCGAATTCCTGAAAACCGAGTTGCCGGCCAGGATTGCGCTGCTGTCGGGCAGCGACTGA
- a CDS encoding DoxX family protein has protein sequence MQTSPALYRVGRILLASLFVISGTLKIVDFSGVAGYMERIGVPFATLAVLAAILFELGGGLAILSGWRVRPVAVAVAVFTAIATLTAHRFWQADPAAMQNQLNHFLKNIAIIGALLMMAARDDAAAAKK, from the coding sequence ATGCAAACTTCTCCCGCACTGTATCGCGTCGGCCGCATCCTGTTGGCTTCATTGTTCGTCATTTCGGGCACGCTCAAGATCGTCGATTTTTCCGGCGTGGCAGGTTATATGGAGCGGATCGGCGTGCCGTTCGCCACGCTGGCGGTGCTGGCCGCGATACTGTTTGAGCTTGGCGGCGGGCTGGCGATCCTGAGCGGCTGGCGCGTCCGTCCGGTGGCTGTGGCGGTGGCCGTGTTTACGGCAATCGCAACGCTGACCGCGCATCGCTTCTGGCAAGCCGATCCTGCCGCCATGCAGAACCAACTCAACCATTTCCTGAAGAATATCGCCATCATCGGCGCACTGCTGATGATGGCAGCAAGGGATGACGCGGCTGCGGCAAAAAAGTAA